From one Oceanimonas doudoroffii genomic stretch:
- the tsaB gene encoding tRNA (adenosine(37)-N6)-threonylcarbamoyltransferase complex dimerization subunit type 1 TsaB: protein MSLLLAIDTATEACSAALWQDGAILSRYQVAPRGHTELILPMVQELLAEAGVTLAQLDGLAFGRGPGSFTGVRITLGVAQGLAFGADLPLVGVSNLQALAQGAHRHGGCERVLAAIDARMDEIYVGGFALEQGVMIETLPEQVLAPKDFLAAGDERWQQGAGSGFVTYPDLTGRVDVLCEAVPFPEARDMLPAALQDLAAGKGVSAAEARPVYLRDKVTWQKLPGR from the coding sequence ATGAGCCTGTTACTGGCCATTGATACCGCCACCGAAGCCTGCTCCGCCGCCCTCTGGCAGGACGGCGCCATACTGAGCCGCTATCAGGTGGCGCCCCGGGGTCACACCGAGTTGATCCTGCCCATGGTGCAGGAGTTGCTGGCCGAGGCCGGGGTCACCCTGGCTCAGCTTGATGGCCTGGCCTTTGGCCGAGGCCCCGGCTCCTTTACCGGCGTGCGCATCACCCTGGGCGTGGCCCAGGGGCTGGCCTTTGGCGCCGATCTGCCGCTGGTGGGCGTATCCAACCTGCAGGCCCTGGCCCAGGGCGCCCATCGCCACGGCGGTTGCGAGCGCGTGCTGGCCGCCATTGATGCCCGCATGGACGAAATTTATGTGGGCGGCTTTGCCCTGGAGCAGGGGGTGATGATAGAAACCCTGCCGGAGCAGGTGCTGGCGCCGAAGGACTTCCTGGCCGCCGGCGACGAACGCTGGCAGCAGGGCGCCGGCAGTGGTTTTGTCACCTATCCTGATCTCACCGGCCGGGTGGATGTGTTGTGCGAGGCGGTGCCCTTTCCCGAGGCGCGCGACATGCTGCCCGCCGCCCTGCAGGATCTGGCCGCCGGCAAGGGCGTCAGCGCCGCCGAGGCTCGGCCGGTATACTTGAGAGACAAGGTAACCTGGCAGAAGCTGCCCGGTCGCTAA
- a CDS encoding ATP-dependent DNA helicase, protein MDSSALFDPDGPLAQAIEGFSPRAAQVDMSAAVAQALTDRIPLVVEAGTGTGKTFAYLAPALAAGKKVVVSTGSRNLQEQLYHRDLPTLIKALGYSQPVALLKGRVNYLCIERLGRLNDAVPGLSAEALTDLQRVRRFAPLTTTGDVGDIPGLPERSEILPLVTSTNDNCAGRDCAHYQDCHLVKARNRAMEAQVVVVNHHLFFADMAVRDTGFGQLIPDAEMYILDEAHQLPDIAGQYFGQSQSSRQFLEFARDLRLAQKSEAKDMAQLGKAADQLERNAQDFRLAFGLDTGRGQLRPALARPAVAQTLSRLGDSLGFTHEVLKLCLGRGEQLDQCFERLIGLRTQLDELTRVEEHGYSFWYDCSRLHVALHKTPLSVAERFAAELAREETSWVFTSATLAVGASFAHFCADLGLTECRTLQLDSPFDYPRQSRLCVPRYLPETSGAGRGHRLANSLLETIARVPGGTFFLCTSYQVMREVAEVLRARLDRTVLMQGEDNKVRLLEQFSQDGRAVLVATGSFWEGIDVRGRALQCVVIDKLPFAAPDDPLLSARLEDCRRRGEDGFARVQLPRAIITLKQGVGRLIRDVEDKGVLVITDARLVNRAYGADFIASLPAMPRTRSLPALNEFLSNLE, encoded by the coding sequence ATCGACAGCAGCGCACTCTTTGACCCTGACGGGCCCCTGGCTCAAGCGATTGAGGGCTTCAGCCCCCGCGCCGCCCAGGTGGACATGTCGGCGGCGGTGGCCCAGGCGCTGACCGATCGCATTCCCCTGGTGGTGGAGGCGGGCACCGGCACCGGCAAAACCTTTGCCTACCTGGCGCCGGCCCTGGCCGCCGGCAAGAAGGTGGTGGTCAGCACCGGTTCGCGCAACCTGCAGGAGCAGCTTTATCACCGGGATCTGCCCACCCTGATCAAGGCCCTGGGCTACAGTCAGCCGGTGGCCCTGCTCAAGGGGCGGGTCAACTATCTGTGCATTGAGCGGTTGGGCCGGTTGAACGACGCCGTGCCCGGACTGTCGGCGGAGGCGTTGACCGATCTGCAACGGGTCAGGCGCTTTGCGCCGCTCACCACTACCGGCGATGTGGGCGATATTCCCGGCCTGCCCGAGCGCAGCGAGATCCTGCCCCTGGTGACCAGCACCAACGACAACTGTGCCGGCCGTGACTGCGCCCACTATCAGGACTGCCACCTGGTCAAGGCCCGTAACCGGGCCATGGAGGCCCAGGTGGTGGTGGTAAATCATCACCTGTTTTTTGCCGACATGGCCGTGCGCGATACCGGTTTTGGCCAGCTGATCCCCGACGCCGAGATGTATATTCTCGACGAGGCCCACCAGCTGCCCGACATTGCCGGCCAGTATTTCGGTCAAAGCCAGTCCAGCCGGCAGTTTCTGGAATTTGCCCGGGATCTGCGGCTGGCGCAAAAGAGCGAGGCCAAGGACATGGCTCAGCTCGGCAAGGCGGCGGATCAGCTGGAGCGCAATGCCCAGGATTTTCGGTTGGCGTTCGGCCTCGATACCGGCCGGGGACAGCTTCGACCGGCCCTGGCACGGCCGGCGGTGGCCCAGACGCTGTCCCGGCTGGGCGACAGCCTCGGCTTTACCCATGAGGTGTTAAAGCTCTGTTTGGGACGGGGCGAGCAGCTCGATCAGTGTTTTGAACGGCTGATTGGCCTGCGCACCCAACTGGACGAGCTAACCCGGGTCGAGGAGCACGGCTATTCCTTCTGGTATGACTGCAGCCGGCTGCATGTGGCCCTGCACAAGACCCCGCTGTCGGTGGCCGAGCGTTTTGCCGCCGAGCTGGCCCGGGAAGAAACCAGCTGGGTGTTTACCTCCGCCACCCTGGCGGTGGGCGCCAGTTTTGCGCATTTTTGCGCCGATCTGGGACTCACCGAATGCCGTACCTTGCAATTGGACAGCCCTTTTGATTACCCTCGCCAGTCTCGCCTGTGTGTGCCCCGCTATTTGCCCGAAACCAGCGGCGCGGGCCGCGGCCACCGGCTGGCCAACAGCCTGCTTGAGACCATAGCCCGAGTGCCCGGCGGCACCTTCTTTTTGTGCACCAGCTATCAGGTGATGCGGGAAGTGGCCGAGGTGTTGCGCGCCCGCCTGGATCGCACCGTGCTGATGCAGGGGGAGGACAACAAGGTACGGCTGCTGGAGCAGTTCAGCCAGGATGGCCGGGCGGTATTGGTGGCCACCGGCAGTTTCTGGGAAGGCATAGACGTGCGTGGCCGTGCCCTGCAGTGTGTGGTGATCGACAAGCTGCCCTTTGCCGCCCCCGATGATCCGCTGCTCAGCGCCCGGCTGGAAGACTGCCGACGCCGGGGTGAAGACGGCTTTGCCCGAGTGCAGCTGCCCAGGGCCATTATTACCCTCAAGCAGGGGGTGGGGCGGCTGATTCGCGACGTGGAAGACAAGGGCGTACTGGTGATCACCGATGCCCGCCTGGTGAACCGGGCCTACGGCGCCGACTTTATTGCCAGCCTGCCGGCGATGCCACGCACCCGCAGCCTGCCGGCGCTGAATGAATTTCTGTCAAATCTGGAGTAA
- the minD gene encoding septum site-determining protein MinD, with the protein MARIIVVTSGKGGVGKTTSSAAISTGLAKLGHKTVVIDFDIGLRNLDLIMGCERRVVYDFVNVINGDANLNQALIRDKRVEQLYILPASQTRDKEALTRDGVEKVIRDLNEMGFDYIICDSPAGIESGALMALYFADEAIVTTNPEVSSVRDSDRILGILSSKSRRAEQGLEPIREHLLLTRYSPERVNRGDMLSVEDVQEILAIPLLGVIPESQAVLKASNAGEPVILDEESDAGQAYGDTVARLLGEEREFRFLEEGKKGFFSRLFGS; encoded by the coding sequence ATGGCACGGATAATCGTCGTCACTTCTGGTAAGGGAGGCGTAGGCAAGACCACCTCCAGCGCAGCCATCAGCACCGGCCTGGCCAAACTGGGCCACAAAACCGTGGTCATCGATTTTGACATCGGCCTGCGTAATCTCGACTTGATCATGGGCTGTGAACGCCGCGTGGTCTATGACTTCGTCAATGTGATCAACGGAGACGCCAACCTCAACCAGGCCCTGATCCGCGACAAGCGGGTGGAGCAGCTCTATATTCTGCCCGCCTCGCAAACCCGCGACAAGGAAGCCCTCACCCGCGATGGTGTGGAAAAAGTCATCAGGGATCTCAATGAGATGGGCTTTGACTACATCATTTGCGATTCGCCCGCCGGTATTGAAAGCGGTGCCCTGATGGCGCTCTACTTTGCCGACGAGGCCATTGTTACCACCAACCCGGAAGTGTCCTCAGTGCGCGACTCCGACCGCATTCTGGGCATCCTTTCTTCCAAGTCCCGCCGGGCCGAGCAGGGCCTGGAGCCGATTCGGGAGCACCTGTTGCTGACTCGCTATTCCCCCGAGCGGGTTAACCGGGGCGACATGCTGAGTGTGGAAGACGTGCAGGAGATCCTGGCCATTCCGCTGCTGGGTGTGATCCCCGAATCCCAGGCCGTGCTCAAGGCATCCAACGCCGGTGAGCCGGTGATCCTGGACGAAGAGTCCGATGCCGGCCAGGCCTATGGCGACACCGTGGCCCGTCTGCTGGGTGAAGAGCGGGAGTTTCGTTTCCTGGAAGAAGGGAAGAAGGGATTTTTCAGCCGACTTTTTGGGAGTTAA
- the hglS gene encoding 2-oxoadipate dioxygenase/decarboxylase HglS, whose amino-acid sequence MVHTAYVSADNIRTLFSDAMSRMYQQEVPQYGTLVRLVADINEQVLASEPALHEQLQQQGELERLSLERHGAIRVGTADELHMLRRIFAIMGMQPVSYYDLSEAGVPVHSTAFRPVDPASLQRNPFRIFTSLLRLELIEDDALRQQAEAILARRDIFTPKARALVDVAEAQGGLTDAQAQEFVAEVLETFRWHRHATVDHASYQALQDSHRLIADVVCFHGPHINHLTPRTLDIDAVQQHMPAAGISPKAVIEGPPRRRCPILLRQTSFTALEEPVLFAGEQAGTHTARFGEIEQRGMALTPKGRALYDELLARSRQAPAQPDNDGHQRQLVDIFADFPDDEASLRQQRLGYFRYELTDAGRQPAARGDDVSDMETLIEAGLVQASPITYEDFLPVSAAGIFQSNLGSASHQAYRQNASKAAFERALGCPVIDEFGLYADMQDASIQRVRQVLSA is encoded by the coding sequence ATGGTGCACACTGCCTACGTTTCTGCGGATAACATCCGCACCCTGTTTTCCGATGCCATGTCGCGCATGTATCAGCAAGAGGTGCCGCAATACGGCACCCTGGTACGACTGGTTGCCGACATCAACGAGCAAGTGCTGGCCAGCGAGCCGGCCTTGCACGAGCAATTGCAGCAACAGGGAGAGCTGGAACGGCTGAGCCTGGAGCGTCATGGCGCCATTCGGGTTGGAACCGCCGACGAGCTGCACATGCTGCGCCGCATCTTCGCCATCATGGGCATGCAGCCGGTCAGCTATTACGATCTGTCCGAAGCCGGCGTGCCGGTGCATTCCACCGCGTTTCGTCCCGTTGATCCGGCGTCGCTGCAGCGCAATCCGTTTCGCATTTTCACTTCGCTGCTGCGGCTGGAGCTTATCGAAGATGACGCCCTGCGCCAGCAGGCCGAGGCCATTCTGGCCCGGCGGGACATCTTCACGCCCAAGGCCAGAGCCCTGGTGGATGTCGCCGAGGCCCAGGGCGGCCTGACCGACGCCCAGGCGCAGGAATTCGTGGCCGAGGTACTGGAAACCTTTCGCTGGCACCGCCACGCCACCGTTGACCACGCCAGCTACCAGGCGCTGCAGGACTCCCATCGGCTGATTGCCGACGTGGTCTGCTTTCATGGCCCCCATATCAATCACCTGACTCCCCGCACCCTGGACATCGACGCCGTGCAGCAACACATGCCCGCGGCGGGCATCAGCCCGAAGGCGGTCATTGAAGGTCCCCCCCGTCGCCGTTGCCCCATACTGCTGCGCCAGACCAGCTTTACCGCCCTGGAAGAGCCGGTGCTGTTTGCCGGCGAGCAGGCCGGTACCCACACCGCCCGCTTTGGCGAAATCGAACAGCGGGGCATGGCGCTCACTCCGAAGGGGCGTGCCCTTTATGATGAACTGCTCGCCCGCTCGCGCCAGGCCCCGGCTCAGCCCGACAACGACGGCCATCAGCGCCAGCTGGTCGATATTTTTGCCGACTTTCCCGATGATGAGGCCAGCCTGCGCCAGCAGCGGCTGGGTTATTTCCGTTATGAACTGACCGATGCCGGCCGGCAACCCGCGGCCCGGGGCGACGATGTCAGCGACATGGAAACACTGATCGAGGCCGGACTGGTACAGGCCAGTCCCATCACCTATGAAGATTTCCTGCCGGTCAGCGCCGCAGGCATTTTTCAGTCCAACCTGGGTAGCGCCAGCCACCAGGCCTACCGTCAGAATGCCAGCAAGGCCGCGTTTGAACGCGCCCTGGGATGCCCGGTGATCGATGAGTTCGGCCTTTACGCCGACATGCAGGACGCCTCCATTCAACGGGTTCGTCAGGTGCTCAGCGCCTGA
- the minC gene encoding septum site-determining protein MinC, which produces MAERGIELKGSSFTLSVLHITSTDIARVREQLQDKIAQAPEFFRAAPLVINIEKLSNIPDFTALAAVVRELELVPVGVSGILDDQGRAAARAAGLAVMTTGKVPAAATSPSPALLNQPGTRVHRGPVRSGQQIYAPNGSLVVLGAVSNGAEVIADDSIHVYGALRGRAVAGAKGNEHARIYCQQLMPELVSIAGHYQLSDGLQGDHWEQPVSLYLAGEQLKLDRL; this is translated from the coding sequence ATGGCGGAGCGTGGCATTGAATTAAAAGGCAGCAGCTTCACGCTGTCGGTACTGCATATTACCTCAACCGATATTGCACGGGTCAGAGAACAACTGCAGGACAAAATCGCACAGGCGCCGGAATTTTTCCGCGCCGCACCACTGGTCATCAATATCGAAAAGCTGTCAAACATTCCCGACTTTACCGCCCTGGCCGCCGTCGTTCGCGAGCTGGAGCTGGTGCCTGTGGGTGTCAGCGGCATTCTCGACGATCAGGGCCGTGCCGCCGCGCGCGCCGCCGGCCTGGCGGTGATGACCACCGGCAAGGTGCCTGCCGCCGCAACCTCCCCCTCGCCCGCCCTGCTCAATCAGCCCGGAACCCGGGTGCATCGCGGCCCGGTTCGCTCGGGCCAGCAGATTTACGCTCCTAACGGCTCCTTGGTGGTGCTGGGTGCGGTCAGTAACGGCGCCGAAGTCATCGCCGACGACAGCATTCATGTATATGGCGCGTTACGCGGTCGCGCCGTGGCCGGTGCCAAGGGCAACGAACATGCACGAATTTACTGTCAACAACTGATGCCCGAGCTGGTCTCCATCGCCGGCCACTATCAGCTCAGCGATGGTCTGCAAGGTGATCACTGGGAACAACCGGTCAGCCTCTATCTGGCGGGCGAGCAGCTCAAGCTGGACAGACTCTGA
- a CDS encoding ZIP family metal transporter translates to MDILIMLVLTLVAGMAMPAGALLARVERIHPHWLETEFRHAVVAFGGGALLSAVALVLVPQGAARLQAGTAALCFAGGGLAFMALDMLLYRLKTQAGQLAAMLSDFIPESLALGAAFAFGSQGGALLLAGLMALQNLPEGFNAFRELNGDRGRRAGQAIRAFTLMALLGPVAALTGYFWLSAYPELVSGIMLFAAGGILYSVFQDIAPQAVLKRHWAPPMGAVLGFLLGIIGHMLTGHGA, encoded by the coding sequence TTGGACATTCTCATTATGCTGGTGCTGACCCTGGTGGCGGGCATGGCCATGCCCGCCGGTGCCCTGCTGGCGCGGGTAGAGCGTATTCATCCCCACTGGCTGGAAACCGAGTTCCGTCACGCCGTGGTAGCCTTTGGCGGCGGTGCCTTGTTGTCGGCGGTGGCCCTGGTGCTGGTGCCGCAAGGGGCGGCCCGGTTGCAGGCCGGCACCGCGGCGCTGTGCTTTGCCGGCGGCGGCCTGGCCTTTATGGCCCTCGACATGCTGTTGTATCGCCTGAAAACGCAGGCCGGTCAGCTGGCGGCCATGCTGTCGGACTTTATTCCCGAATCGCTGGCACTGGGGGCCGCCTTTGCCTTTGGCAGTCAGGGCGGCGCTTTGTTGCTGGCCGGGTTGATGGCGCTGCAGAATTTGCCTGAAGGTTTTAACGCCTTTCGTGAGTTGAATGGCGACCGTGGCCGCAGGGCGGGGCAGGCGATTCGCGCCTTTACCCTGATGGCCCTGCTGGGGCCGGTGGCGGCCCTGACTGGCTATTTCTGGTTGTCGGCCTACCCCGAGCTGGTGTCGGGCATCATGCTGTTCGCTGCCGGTGGCATTCTCTATTCGGTGTTTCAGGATATCGCCCCCCAGGCGGTACTGAAGCGCCACTGGGCACCGCCCATGGGGGCGGTGCTGGGCTTTTTGCTGGGAATCATCGGGCATATGCTCACCGGCCATGGCGCCTGA
- a CDS encoding porin: MAYQKTLLATAIVCAMASASPSALADTQELEQLKRQLGTLLDRVEQLEVKTRNAEARAEAAEARAASAMPAAKPTAVHSGNDKIRVSVSGHVNRALLAVDDGEETELYHVDNDSSSTRLRVIGEGDVSPELTVGTAIEVQLESNSSFAVSQDNESPSGDTISDRRLEVYFDHDRLGKLWVGKGWTASEDSSEMDLSGTALAGYSSTADIAGGIKFRDDDGNLSSTTVGDSFTNLDGLGRRDRLRYDTPTFGGVRLAVSAVEDSAWDAALNYSADYNLGKLAAAVAYSDQESNDGQVNGSASFLHTSGVSLTLAAGERDSGGQDPNFVYGKLGYQNQWFSAGKTAMSVDYHVANHADERSDKATSVGVQMVQNVDDWATELYVGYRNYDLERADENLDDANALIAGARIKF, from the coding sequence ATGGCCTATCAAAAAACCTTGTTGGCAACGGCCATTGTTTGTGCAATGGCCAGCGCTTCCCCTTCGGCGCTGGCCGATACTCAGGAGCTGGAGCAACTCAAGCGCCAGCTGGGCACCCTGCTCGACCGAGTAGAGCAACTTGAAGTCAAAACCCGCAATGCAGAGGCGCGGGCAGAGGCTGCTGAAGCCAGGGCCGCCAGTGCCATGCCGGCGGCAAAACCGACGGCGGTGCACTCCGGTAACGACAAGATTCGAGTGTCGGTGTCCGGGCATGTTAACCGGGCGCTGCTGGCGGTGGACGATGGCGAAGAGACCGAGCTCTACCATGTGGACAACGACAGCTCTTCAACCCGGTTAAGGGTTATCGGGGAAGGGGATGTCAGCCCCGAGCTGACCGTGGGTACCGCCATTGAGGTGCAGCTTGAGTCCAACTCCTCCTTTGCGGTGAGTCAGGATAATGAATCCCCCAGTGGCGACACCATTTCCGACCGACGGCTGGAGGTGTATTTCGATCATGACCGGCTGGGCAAACTCTGGGTCGGTAAGGGCTGGACCGCCAGTGAAGACAGCTCTGAAATGGATCTGTCGGGTACTGCCCTCGCGGGTTACTCCTCTACCGCCGATATTGCCGGTGGCATCAAGTTTCGGGATGACGATGGCAACCTGAGCAGCACCACGGTGGGTGACAGTTTCACCAACCTGGATGGCCTGGGCCGCCGGGATCGCCTGCGTTACGATACGCCTACCTTTGGCGGCGTCAGGCTGGCGGTGAGCGCCGTGGAAGACAGCGCCTGGGATGCGGCCCTGAATTACTCCGCCGACTACAACCTGGGCAAGCTGGCCGCCGCCGTGGCCTACTCGGATCAGGAAAGCAACGACGGTCAGGTGAATGGCTCGGCGTCGTTTCTGCATACCAGTGGCGTCAGTCTGACCCTGGCCGCGGGTGAGCGGGACAGCGGTGGACAGGATCCTAACTTTGTCTACGGCAAGCTGGGTTATCAGAACCAGTGGTTCAGTGCCGGTAAAACCGCCATGTCGGTGGATTATCATGTGGCCAACCATGCCGATGAACGCAGTGACAAGGCCACCTCGGTCGGGGTGCAGATGGTGCAGAATGTCGATGACTGGGCCACCGAGCTCTATGTGGGCTACCGCAACTATGATCTCGAGCGCGCCGACGAGAACCTGGACGATGCCAATGCGCTGATCGCCGGTGCCCGCATCAAGTTTTAG
- a CDS encoding TAXI family TRAP transporter solute-binding subunit, which produces MKKTILATTLLSLTAVLSGCDNAASKANIAIGPAASTTQKVSHMILNAYGVEEGDFNAYQERFGDALDGVQDGNIDISMGIMGLPAGSIESLQAASGDVVMLSLSDDVVEKIEGSSDYRRFIIDKASYQFLDKDVQTIAAFAVLMANTNTISEEMGYQLAKVMYDQADQVTHSQAKFLTLEHALNGGDALKIHPGAKRFYEEKGLTVTLPVAELGEQTDKSEFILGTGSQGGTYYPLGGEIATNWNNNIPGANFTNVETSASIENLVSIRDGKMDLGMSVHVPARNALEGKAEFEGSPVDNAAFIGQIYPEVVQIVSRAGNKVSSFDNIKAK; this is translated from the coding sequence ATGAAAAAGACAATACTGGCCACCACCCTGCTTTCCCTGACCGCCGTACTGAGCGGCTGCGATAATGCAGCCAGCAAGGCCAACATCGCCATCGGTCCCGCCGCCAGCACCACGCAGAAAGTATCCCACATGATCCTGAACGCCTATGGCGTTGAAGAGGGCGATTTCAATGCCTATCAGGAGCGCTTTGGCGATGCCCTCGACGGCGTTCAGGATGGCAACATCGATATCTCCATGGGGATCATGGGCCTGCCCGCCGGCAGCATCGAAAGCCTGCAGGCGGCCTCCGGAGACGTGGTCATGCTGAGCCTGTCCGACGACGTCGTCGAAAAAATCGAAGGCAGCAGCGATTACCGTCGTTTCATCATCGACAAGGCCAGCTACCAGTTCCTGGATAAAGACGTACAAACCATCGCGGCCTTTGCGGTGCTGATGGCCAACACCAATACCATCAGCGAAGAAATGGGGTATCAACTGGCCAAGGTCATGTACGACCAGGCCGATCAGGTGACCCATTCCCAGGCCAAGTTCCTGACCCTGGAGCACGCCCTGAATGGAGGGGACGCCCTCAAAATCCATCCGGGCGCCAAGCGCTTCTATGAAGAAAAGGGCCTGACCGTTACTCTTCCCGTGGCCGAACTTGGCGAGCAGACGGACAAGAGCGAGTTCATTCTCGGCACCGGCAGCCAGGGGGGCACCTATTATCCGCTGGGCGGCGAAATCGCCACCAACTGGAACAACAACATTCCCGGTGCCAACTTCACCAACGTGGAAACCAGCGCCTCCATAGAAAACCTGGTGAGCATTCGTGACGGCAAAATGGATCTGGGCATGTCTGTGCATGTGCCGGCCCGCAATGCGCTCGAAGGCAAGGCCGAGTTTGAAGGCTCCCCCGTGGACAACGCCGCCTTTATCGGCCAGATCTATCCGGAAGTCGTACAAATCGTCAGCCGCGCCGGCAACAAGGTTTCTTCCTTCGACAACATCAAGGCAAAGTAA
- the minE gene encoding cell division topological specificity factor MinE has product MSLLDYFFSSRKNQSSAKLAKERLQIIVAHERSQRDTPDYLPQMKQDILEVIRKYVNIDLEQISVQLDQKGENLSVLELNIMLPDQDDKPAS; this is encoded by the coding sequence ATGTCTCTACTGGACTATTTCTTTAGCTCAAGAAAGAACCAGAGCAGCGCCAAGCTGGCCAAAGAGCGTTTGCAAATTATCGTGGCTCACGAGCGCAGCCAACGGGATACCCCCGACTACCTGCCGCAAATGAAACAGGATATTCTGGAAGTCATTCGCAAATATGTAAATATCGATCTGGAGCAGATCTCGGTGCAGCTTGATCAGAAAGGGGAAAACCTCTCTGTGCTGGAGCTGAATATCATGTTGCCCGATCAGGATGACAAGCCCGCCTCTTGA
- the rnd gene encoding ribonuclease D, whose protein sequence is MTYTIISDNQALADFCQTNATVLAVDTEFVRTRTYYARPGLYQINDGEHTALVDPLAVTDMSPLWRLLHDGNRLCLLHAGGEDLELFQHQSGALPARVHDTQLAAAFLGLGAQLGFAPLVEQLLGVSLDKAHARTDWLARPLSPAQLSYAADDVIYLYPLYRTLHERLAQKGLLDWFEQECEWTVKRRAVNVRPELAYLEVKNAWTLDRQALGILQRLCAWRLNEARKRDLAVNFVVREAHLLRVAERAPGSLSDLNRLGLEPMEIKRHGQTLLALVQQALAAPNSWPEPVKRLVDFPGYKAELKRIRELVEQAGEASGVPAELIASKRLIHQYLSWKWRLEESEDAMPALLQGWRGELMQSRL, encoded by the coding sequence ATGACTTATACCATTATTTCCGACAACCAGGCCCTGGCGGATTTCTGCCAGACCAACGCCACCGTGCTGGCGGTAGACACCGAGTTTGTCCGCACGCGCACCTATTACGCCCGTCCCGGCCTGTATCAGATCAACGACGGCGAGCACACCGCCCTGGTGGATCCGCTGGCGGTAACCGACATGAGTCCGCTGTGGCGGTTGCTGCATGATGGCAACCGGCTGTGCCTGCTGCACGCCGGGGGAGAGGATCTGGAGCTGTTTCAGCATCAGAGTGGTGCGCTGCCGGCTCGAGTGCATGACACTCAGCTGGCCGCGGCCTTTCTCGGCCTGGGCGCTCAGCTGGGCTTTGCCCCCCTGGTGGAGCAATTGCTCGGGGTCAGCCTCGACAAGGCCCATGCCCGCACCGACTGGCTGGCCCGGCCGCTGTCGCCGGCCCAGCTCAGCTATGCCGCCGATGATGTCATTTATCTCTACCCGCTGTATCGAACACTGCATGAGCGGCTGGCGCAAAAAGGACTGCTGGACTGGTTTGAGCAGGAATGTGAGTGGACGGTAAAACGCCGGGCGGTCAATGTCAGACCGGAGCTGGCCTACCTGGAGGTGAAAAACGCCTGGACCCTGGACAGGCAGGCCCTGGGTATTTTGCAGCGGCTGTGTGCATGGCGCCTGAACGAGGCCCGCAAACGGGATCTGGCGGTGAACTTTGTGGTGCGTGAGGCCCACCTGTTGCGAGTGGCCGAGCGCGCGCCGGGCAGCCTGAGTGATCTCAACCGGCTGGGGCTGGAGCCCATGGAAATCAAGCGTCACGGCCAGACCTTGCTGGCGCTGGTGCAGCAGGCCCTGGCGGCGCCGAATAGCTGGCCCGAGCCGGTGAAACGGCTGGTGGACTTTCCCGGTTACAAGGCCGAGCTTAAACGTATCCGTGAGCTGGTGGAGCAGGCCGGTGAGGCTTCCGGCGTGCCGGCCGAGCTGATTGCCTCTAAACGGCTGATTCACCAGTATCTGAGCTGGAAATGGCGACTGGAGGAAAGCGAAGACGCTATGCCGGCGCTGCTGCAGGGTTGGCGCGGCGAGCTGATGCAAAGTCGACTGTAA